In Nicotiana tabacum cultivar K326 chromosome 21, ASM71507v2, whole genome shotgun sequence, one DNA window encodes the following:
- the LOC107797956 gene encoding GPI-anchored protein LLG1-like, which translates to MGFERSCFLLFLFFFVVGLASSSPSFIKYDVLESHVQGRGLLQQYLIKDNCPINFEKEDYRPLTSQCKGPQYNAAICCNAFKIVACKHTNEINDVDNGCADSMFYYINLNGKYPIGLFANICKEDEEGLDCNNIKSLAAVRQSVRSRIVNRHVTGGKN; encoded by the exons ATGGGGTTTGAAAGATCATGCTTCCTCttgttcctcttcttctttgttgTTGGCTTGGCTTCCTCTTCCCCGTCCTTCATCAAAT ACGATGTGCTTGAGTCTCACGTGCAGGGCCGTGGCCTTCTTCAACAATATTTAATCAAGGATAATTGTCCCATTAATTTTGAGAAGGAAGATTACAGACCCCTTACGAGCCAATGCAAAGGACCTCAATACAATGCAGCAATATGTTGCAATGCATTCAAGATTGTAGCCTGCAAACACACAAACGAGATAAATGATGTGGACAATGGATGTGCTGATAGTATGTTTTATTACATTAATCTAAATGGAAAATACCCTATTGGTCTTTTTGCTAATATTTGCAAGGAAGATGAAGAAGGTTTAGACTGCAACAATATCAAGAGCCTTGCTGCTGTAAGACAAAGTGTTCGTTCCAGAATTGTTAATAGACATGTTACAGGTGGTAAAAATTAG